Genomic segment of Arachis stenosperma cultivar V10309 chromosome 4, arast.V10309.gnm1.PFL2, whole genome shotgun sequence:
tgaactaatgtgtgatgctagtgaccatACCAtcggtgcagtattgggacagaggaataacaagcttctgcatgtcatttattatgctagcagtgttttaaatgatgcccagaaaagttacacaaccacagaaaaagaattacttgcagtggtttatgccattgacaagtttagatcctacttagtaggatcaaaagtgattgtgtacactgaccatgctgctcttaaatatctactcacaaagcaggattcaaagcccaggctcataagatgggtgttgcttctgcaagagtttgatatagaaataagagacagaaaaggaacagagaatcaagtagctgatcacctgtcccggatagaaccagtagcaggagcatccctccctcctactgagatctctgaaacctttccggatgagcaattgtttgctgttcaggaagctttgtggtttgcagacattgcaaactataagacacaaggttctccttttgtaacaatggagaagaagcatgaaaagcttctctcactgcagagtcaaccaaagcccccacagtctaactctaagtttggtgttgggaggccacaaccaaactctaagtttggcgttgaacccccacattcaaactctaagtttgatgttgggaggtccctaccttgctctgattatctgtgagactccatgagagctcactgtccagctaaggacaataaagaagcgcttgctgggaggcaacccagccaatcacaaaatttaattttattcgttttgattaattaattgatttttacaggtatatgtcaaagtatcttcaaggtaaaatagcaattgattggattcacagagttacaagggaatttggaagttcactggcgtgaaaaagccagtaagaaacattttgggcgttgaacgcccaaaagaagcacccactgggcgttcaacgccagtaagggtagccatctgggcgttaaacgccagaaaggagcatcttctgggcgttgaacgccagaaagaagcaccttctgggcgtttaacgccagattgatagcatcctgggcgttcagaaaaacgcccagtgacaaaggacttcctggcgttcaacgccagaaagaagcaacagctgggcgttgaacgcccaggagaagcagcaattgggagttaaacgcccaaaacatgcagcatttgggcgtttaacgccaggatggtggggaggaggtaaaattcgtttttcttcaaaaattttctaatttttatgtttcaattcatgagtccaaatatcatccttcaatttcaaaaattttaattctaatttctaagaaccctaatttctaaaatccctttttcaaaaatattacatgcatcttaatccataaaaacaaattgttttccaatccaatccaactcttttttttaaagttcTTCAACACTTAATTATcttctaaaatctttttcaaattaaaaattcagatttatttttaaatatcattcatatctttttaaattatatctttttcttatcatatttatcttttataaatcatatcttttatcttatatcttttttttaaatctttttcaactcatcatatcttttgaatttcgaaattgcctctccctctattcctctattatcctttcttttgcttgaggacaagcaaacctctaagtttggtgtgatttgccatgatcattgagctaaaactcatcaagatcatggcacctaaggaaacaggaagagcaaggatgtaacttgaaggaactgaagcgtcagaaattatatcttgaaggaccaagcaccccacagactagaggaacatccacttcccaaaataaaggtcgttgagttctaatctttgccttaactctgtgataactgttcttattagaaatttaccttagaagttatatattagtagtagtaattagtatctctactttgattttaattccaattaagttataatttatttttctcatcatcatcaaacatgaataaaatagtagatttttagaataaagaggcaatatttttttcgagttcttaataagaaaaattctaattatttatatgtggtggcaatactttttgtcttatgaatgaatgcctgaacagtgcatatttttgatattgaattttatgaatgttaaaattattggctcctgaaagaatgatgaacaagagaaatgttattgatgatctgaaaaatcacaaaattgattcttgaagcaagaaaaagcagtgaaaaacaagcttgcaaaaaaaaaaagcaaaagaggtagaaaaagccaatagccctttaaaccaaaaggcaagggtgaaaaggatccaaggctttgagcatcaatggataggagggtccaaggaaataaatccaggcctaagcggctaaatcaagctgtccctaaccatgtgcttgtggcatgcaggtccaagtgaaaagcttgagactgagtggttaaagtcgtgatccaaagcaaaagagtgtgcttaagaactctggacacctctaattggggacttgagcaaagctaagtcacaatctgaaaaggttcacccagttatgtgtctgtggcatttatgtatccggtggtaatactggaaaacaaactgcttagggccacggccaagactcattaagtagctgtgttcaaaaatcaacatactaaactaggagaatcaataatactatctgaattctgagttcctatggatgccaatcattctgaatttcaaaggataaagtgagatgccaaaactgttcagaagcaaaaagctactagccccgctcatccaattagaatctgagcttcacttaaaactctgaaatattattgcttcttaatttcttgttatcctattttatttatctagttgcttgaggacaagcaacagtttaagtttggtgttgtgatgagtggatattttatacgctttttgggggtaatttcatgtagattttagcatgttttaattggtttttagttaaatattattagtttttaggcaaaaatcatatttgtggactttactatgagtttgtgtgtttttctgtgattttaggtattttctggctgaaattaagggagctgagcaaaaatctgagttaggctgaaaaaggactgctgatgctgttggatcctgacctccctgcactcgaaatgaattttctggagctacaggagtccaatttgcacgctctcaacggcgttggaaagtagacatccagggccttccagcaatatataatagtccataatttgcgcgaagatagacgacgtaacttggcgttgaacgccaagtacatgctgctgtctggagttaaacgccagaaacacgtcatgatccggagttgaacgcccaaaacacgttataacttggagttcaactccaagtaaagcctcagttcgtggatagctttagtttcagccccagcacacaccaagtgggccccagaagtggatttctgcaccaattatcttagtttactcatattctgcaaacctaggttactagtttactatttaaacaacttttagagaattattttgtacctcatgacattttcagatctgaattacatactttttgacggcatgagtctctaaactccattgttgggggtgaggagctctgcagcgtctcgatgaattaatgcaattacttttgttttccattcaaacacgcttgttcttatctaagatgttcattcgcacttaattatggagaaggtgatgatccgtgacactcatcaccttcctcaatccatgaacgtgtgcctgacaaccacctccgttctacatcagattgaatgagtatctcttagattccttaatcagaatcttcgtggtataagccggattgatggcggcattcatgagaatccggaaagtctaaaccttgtctgtggtatttcgagtaggattctgggattgaatgactgtgacgagcttcaaactcctgaaggctgggcgttagtgacagacgcaaaagaatcaatggattctattccaacctgattgagaaccgacagatgattagccgtgctgtgatagagcatttggaccattttcactgagaggatgggaagtagccattgacaacggtgacaccctacatagagcttgccatggaaggaaccttgtgtgtgggaaaaggatttcaaggaagagttgaagttcagaggacaaggcatctccaaaaccccaacatattctccattaataaagtaacaattccTTATTCCaaatactttgacttcttacaattaaaaccaaataaccttattggtatcctgactaagattaataaaataaacatagcttgcttcaaaccaataatctccgtgggatcgacccttactcacgtaaggtattacttggacgacccagtgcacttgctggttagttgtacggattgcaaattcgtgcaccaatggtCACGAAAGAATATATTGATAGGGAAAGTGTGTCCAAAGAAGGGGAGAGAATTTTGCAAGAATGGGATAATATGAGCTTGGATTTTAAAAAGAACATgggaaagaaaaacaaaaatgaagccACATCCTCTTTGAGCCATTAAATCAATGGGTCAAGAAAAAAATTGGGGGAAGTTGAGCTTGTGATAGAAGATCAGCTGCTGCAAGATTTGGTTGGGGACGCTGGGCTAGGTCGAGGACTTGTCTCCTGGTCTGAAGAAGTGCGTGTGGGTCGTGTCTTGCGCAACAAAGGGTGTGCTGCGAGAAACAGGAGTCGTCCACATTCAGAGGTAGTTGACAAGAGTTACGATGTGGCTAAGGGAAGTAACCTGCATGACCCGATGCCGAGGATAAGCGTGGTCGGTCGAGTAGGATGGGTAGCTCCAAACGACGTCCAAGCTCAAGATCAAGGTAGTTTCAGCGGCAAAGGCATGACGATGAGGCTTGCGGTGGATGTGAATGACCATGGGTGCCAGGATTTGCAAGTGTTAGTTGAAAGGGAAGGGGACCGTGCTGATCATGGAGACCATTCGATGCAACATCAAGAAAAAGAGACTAATGTGCAGGGATAGGAGATGAAGACAACGTTGTGGGACCTGAAACATTAGTAGCGGTTGGTGTGCAACAAAAAAATGTCAAAGGATAGGACATGGAGGATACTGAGTCCAAAACTGAAGTAGAATGTATGAACAAAAATGCTGATGAGAGGTTCACATGGGAAGCATAGATGATTGAGAATAGAGAAATATAGAAGTTGGCATTGGAGTCTGGTGCAGTCTTacatgatgaagaagaagacctTATGACTATTTTGCAGGATCAGAATGAAGAAATTATGGCAAAAAAAGATTGGCCGaaataaaaagagaaagcaaggaagagcaGACCCAAAAATCATAACAAGGTGTGtaaaatacttttaaataatttatagtTGTTGGAATGTTAGAGGATTAGGAGGGGACGACAAGCTCAATATGGTgaaagaattgaagaaaaaatataagTTGAATATGTTATCCTTGATTGAAACTAAGAGAGAAGTAGTGACTAATTTTGATGTAGCATGAATTTAGGGTTGTGACATGGTGGGCTAGGACTATGTGGAATCAATGGATGCCTCTGGAAGTTTATTGTTAATATGGGATAATATGGTGTTTAAACATTCAAATTGTTCCAAAGCGAATTGGAGGGTTGGCTATGTATTAAGGATTGCTGACAAAAAAATAGCTTTAACTGTGCATTCTGCTTGGTGTATGGAACGCATGTGCGGAATGAGAAACTAGTGATCTGGAAGGAGTTGAGCTATATTGTGGGGTTATGTCAAGTTCTGTTTTGTTTCATAAGAGAGTTTAATGAAATACTACGGGTAGAGGAAAGGAAAGATGCAACTAGTTTACCGGCATCTGCGAAAGATTTTAAAGATTGAATGCAAGATTTACAGCTTATGGATTTACCTCTTAATGATCGGAAGTTCACATGGTTTAGAGATTGATCTTGTAGTCGCATTGACAGGGTTCTAGTCAGTATAGAGCGGCTTGAAGAGTTCCCAAATACTCGATTGAAAGGGGACCTAGAGGTTTGTCAAATCACTGCCCGTTGATTATAAAAGGTACAAGAGTTAGTGGGGGCCTAAGACCATTTCAAAGTTTAGATTCCTAGTTTACACATGAGGGATATTTGAGGATGGTGAAGGATGAATGGAGGAACTTGGGTGATGATTAGTTCACTAATAAGCTAAAGGCCTTGATGGTACCGCTGAAAAGATGGCATAGGGATAATTTTGGGGATATGGACAACATGATAAATAAGTTTGAAGAGATCAAGAAGCTTGATGATATGGTTAGTGCTGGTACTTATGATGGAACAGTGGAGGCTCGACGGGAGGCTTTGGTGAGTTGTTGTGCGAAGTGGTATGTCAGAAAAGAGATTCATTGGAAGCATTTGTCTCGATCTCAACATGCTAGGGACATGGACAAGAATACTAGATACTTTCATAACCTAGCATCGGCTAGAAGGAGGAACAACAGAATTGATGCTTTGTTAATCAATGGAAGCCTAGTGCGAAACCAGGCCAGAATAAAGGTTGCGATTAGAGGATTTTATAAAGAGTTGTATCGGCAAGAATATGCTCCTATGATTAGGTTCCGTGATGGGTTGGTAAAGCAAATTGATGAAGATGAGGTAGCAGCATCAGAGGTACTGTCATCGGCTGAGAAAATCAAAGAGGCAGTTTTGGATTGTGAGTCGACTAAAGCTCTAGGTAGTGATGGATATAATATGAATTTCATTAAAAAGCGTTGAGATGAGATTGGTCAGGAGTTTACTGAGGCATTGTTGGGATTTTTCTAAAGTGCTAAACTACCAATGGATGCTAATGTAACATGGGTAGCGATAGCTCCAAAATTTGTAGGAgctaagaaaaataaaaatcttcgGCTGATTAGTATGGTTGGTTGTATGTATAAGGTGATATCAAAAGTGTTAGTGAGAAGAATGAGGTTAGTGATGCCAGGTTTAGTAGGGGAAGCACAGTCTGTGTTTGTGAAGGGATAGAAAATACATGATGGTGCCCTTATTGCATGTGAGAAGGTCCAATGGCTGAAGTTGCGCAAGAAGAAGGCGGCGATTATCAAGTTAGACTTTCAGAAAGCATATGATAGGGTTAGATGGAGCTTCGTAGATATTGTGCTACAAAAGATGGGTTTTGGCCTCAGATAGAGAGCATGGGTGAAGGAATGTGTGACCACAGCGTCTATGTCCGTTTTAATTAATAGGCCACCATCCAAGCTGTTCAGGATGGAGAGAGGTCTTAGACAAGGAGATCTACTGTCTCTTTTTCTGTTTGTTCTTGTCGTTGATGTTTTGCATAGGATGGTGGGTGAGGCAATTAGGAATAGACGCACTTCTCCACTATTGGTTAGGAGGGACAACATAGAGCTATATCATCTCTAGTTTACAGATGACACAATCTTATTCTGCCCCCAAGAAACGGAGACAATTATGAATTATAAGAGGCTTCTGCgatttttttagtttatgaCTGGATTGagtattaattttgataagtcaaatttgatttttgtgaattgtgagCAGGAATAGGTGACAAATATGTATGGTTTGTTAGGGTGTAAAGAAGTTGCTTTATCTGTTAGATACCTAGGGATTTCTCTAGATGAAAATCCTTGATTGGTGAAGACCTGGAAACTAATTATAGACAAGGTAAAAGACAagcttagtttatggaaagcAAAGACTTTTAATAAAGCTGGCTAGCTAGTACTAATCAAATCTGTACTTAATAACTTGTCGGTCTACTACTTAAGCTTGTATAAGATGTCAAAGACGGTTGCAGAGAAGTTGATGACTTGCATTATCTACccttttttcttgcataaaaaggatcataaaagagcataatctcatttgatcattgcaattcatgcattatttgatgaatattatagtacattgctttgaaatgagtttgtgctgaatttcaggtgaaaaagtcatcaaaaagggaaagaaaacaacaaaacaagctgggcgtgccacttggtatcgaaggtgtggcacgccagcttcaaaaatcacttgggcgtgccacttaaggagtcaggcgtggcacgccaagttTAAGAAACCCACAAATAaatgggtgtgccacttgagcagcatggcgtggcacgctagtacaAGATTCCAGAGAAGAGGTTGAAGGCTAAAAAGgtctgggcgtgccacttgaggtcgaaggtgtggcacgccaagtTCTCACCTTCACCtaggcatgccacttgagcatccaggcgtggcacgccaacatACAAGAAGGCCAAAGCAAaggctgggcgtgccacttggtatcgaaggcgtggcacgccagctcaagAGTCTCAcctgggtgtgccacttgaatgctgggtgtggcacgccagctacTAGAACCAAGGCAAAAtgatgggcgtggcacgccagttatATTTTCCAGAAAGGGAGATAGGAGGCCAACCCtaagggcgtgccacttggtatcgaaggcgtggcacgccagctacCATTCTCCACCCAGGTGTGCCACTTGAGTCTCAGGCGTGGCATGCCATCATCACCAATCAACCAAGATAGgaactgggcgtgccacttgaatgctgggcgtggcacgccggaccctgggcgtgccacgctagttcaACTTTCCAGAGAGATGGATCAAGCACGCAGCataggcatggcacgccagaccctgggcgtgccacgcttgTTCAACTTTCCAGAAGCaagaagaagagggagaaggcCTGGGCGTGCTACTTGGGCttgaaggcgtggcatgccaggctatctaagattttaaaaaggcctaggcgtgccacttgggctcgaaggcgtggcacgccagggatGCTAATGAAggagggcgtggcacgccactgAAGCGCCAGCCACACGCCAGCTGGGAGATCACGTTTATTGGGctttatttccctccaaattgtatttttcttttcacttttgtatttcctttatttttagagctaagagtagtataaataaccCCAAAAAAAGTACTGAGAGGGGGGTTAAGCAGTTAGGAAGCTAAGTTGTAGAATAGAGCTTTTAGATTTACTTTTTACTTCATCATCTTCTCTATCTTGAGTACTTTTCTttgagctatgagtagctaaattccctctcattgagagagggagctctgttgtacttgatggattaatgatagtgaatttcttcttctcttcatcttctctttgatttgctagaagaaatttcgttcttcatgcttagtgttcaattatcttggaaaagagattgaatgcaaaatgggtttcatgggaaccttggaaaaggaaacataaaaccatgctagaaatcccttctcacacttgagtaggatctgggttttggtgtttggatatggtgacatataatcctccttctacttggacctatgatgttgtgtggtataatcagggaccaagcatatctctctttatgagcaattagaccaaaaaattagctattgatcaagatctgagagattgagtcaccaagagattgggactcaatcaatcatgatggCCAAGAGGTCAAtaagttgcatgattgaagaggatacAAGCTGGATCTAATCCAAAGAGGCAACATCTCCTGATCTCAATGAATCTCCCTATCCTTATCTTCCCCATTCTTTATAGATTTCTTCTATATTCTGCAaatccccattcccatttacaattaaGTCATTTAATCTTTTGCCTTTTACATTCTTGCCATTTCTATTTCTGCACTTTACAACTTTTCTTTACCTTTTAGCCATTTATATTTCTGCCCATTTATAATTCTGTAATTACAATATATTTTGtttagcttgactaattcaccaattGATTAAAATTACTCAAATCTACCagtctctgtggatacgatcccactccactgtgggttattacttgacgataattttggtgcgcttgccaaaagaaCGGATTCATCATTTTCGTGTGGGTAGTGAAATCCGGTCATCAGCAGTTGATTGGGTTACAGAGAAGATTTTTGTAGAGTAAAGAAGATGGGAACAATGGCATATCACTTGTGAAATGGGAAGTGGTACAAGCACAAAAAAGTTAGGTGGATTGGGGGTGGGGATGTGTTAATCAGGAATATGTCACTTCTGTTCAAATGGTGGTGGCA
This window contains:
- the LOC130974766 gene encoding uncharacterized protein LOC130974766 — protein: MVPLKRWHRDNFGDMDNMINKFEEIKKLDDMVSAGTYDGTVEARREALVSCCAKWYVRKEIHWKHLSRSQHARDMDKNTRYFHNLASARRRNNRIDALLINGSLVRNQARIKVAIRGFYKELYRQEYAPMIRFRDGLVKQIDEDEVAASEVLSSAEKIKEAVLDCESTKALGSDGYNMNFIKKR